TGTGCAAATGAATCAGTCAGCACCCGCTCCTGATGTAAGCACATTCACCAGCGGAGGAAGCGACGACCTTCCATTCTGAAAATTATTAATTACAGGGCCCGAAAAACTCCTGCCTGTCTTTACCGATAAGCGGGAGTTTCTGTTTTTGAACGTTGAAGAATTTAGTTCATTACAAAAAAATGACAAAAGATTTTCTCTTCGATTTTATTTCAAAACACAGGCATGCAGTGCTTGCAACAGTTACGAAAAATAAAATTCCGGAAGCAGCGCTTGTTGGATTTGCAGTCAACCGCGACCTTGAAATAATTTTTGACACGGTTACTACTTCGAGAAAATATAAAAATCTTATTGCTGATCCTTCCATTGCTTTTGTGATCGGATGGGAAAATGAACAGACTGTGCAGTATGAAGGAAGAGCGGAAGTGTTGAAGGGGCCGGATGAAAAAGAACTGCTGGAAATTTATTTTGAAAAATTTCCTGATGGAAGAGAGCGGAAAGAAACATGGAAGGATCTTGTTCATTTCCGTGTTTCACCCGTGTGGATCCGTTTTTCGGATTTCAATATTCCAATCATAAAAGAGAAAAAATTCTGAGTGATCTGTTTGCTTTCGTAAATTGCAGGAGCCATGAAAATATTTTTATTCGCACTTGCCTTTTTTATTTCTTTTTCTGCCCGAACGCAGATACATCGCGATTCCATTTATGTTTTGCAATTCCGGTCGGCAGAGATCAGTGGTGATGAAGCATGGACAAAACATGATACTGCGCTGGTAAGAAAATTTTATTTGCAGGCATGGGCCATTAGCCCCTATGAACCGGAAATTGATTATCGCCTGGAAAATATCAATGACACCACGTGCAGGTTTGATTCGACCGTCAATAAATTTTTCTTTCTGAGTTACAAAGGAGATTATGCCTGCAAAGATCATTCTTACCATTACGCAAAGAATTGTTACAAAAAAGCGATCGGCCTTGCGCGCCTTCGCGGGTACGGACAATTGAAAAGATCCGGTTATTACGACGAAGTGAAGAATAATAAAAAAAACATTAACAGGTGGGAGCATCCTTTTTTCAATCATTTGTTTCACCACAAAACAGCACACGTAAAGATCAAAAACTAATCCTCGATAATAAATTTTATCAATTCTGATTCGGTGAATTAATCGGTCCATCCATTCCCGGAAACCATGCAACGGTAACGGATTTTCCACCAACAATCGAAATCCGGGATTAATTGATTTTTTTTTGATGAACATTTGTAATGTGAGAAAGTGTACGGGGGTGAAATATTATAATGTTTTTCAAAATTCAAGGTTATGCAACGGACGGTAAGAGGCGGATTGAAAAAAAATAATCTGCTTAAGGATATTCGTAAAGTAGAAGTGAGGCATCTCAACGTAGATGACTATTTGGGATTGCGCAATTCCATGGTGGAAGCTTACAAAAACTGGCATGGTTCCATCTGGTCAGAAGAAAATATAAGACAGTTGCTCGCAACTTTTCCCGAGGGACAAATTGTAGTTCTTGTAAATGGAAAAGTGGTGGGATGTGCACTGTCGATCATCGTGAATTACGAAAGTTTCGGAGATGATCACACGTACCAAGCCATTACGGGAAATTATACTTTCAGCACACATATAAAAGAAGGCGACGTTCTTTACGGGATCGAAGTTTTCATTCATCCCGATTATCGCGGGCTTCGTCTTGCACGTCGTCTTTACGATGCGCGAAAAGAGCTGTGCGAAAAACTGAATCTTAAATCCATCATCTTCGGCGGCCGTATTCCGAATTTCGCAGCACATGCCGATAAAGTAACGCCTAAAGAATATATTAATAAAGTAAAAATGAAAGAGATCTATGACCCGGTTCTTTCATTTCAACTCTCGAATGAATTTCACGTGAAAAAATTACTCGTGAATTATATGCCCGGCGATGTGGAGTCGAAGGAATTTGCAACGCTCATGGAATGGAACAATGTGCTGTATGCCGAACATAAGAAAACATTGCAGCACGGAAAAAGTATTGTGCGGCTCGGACTCATACAATGGGAAATGCGTTCATTCACCGATATGAATTCGCTCTGCGAACAAATAGAATTCTTCATCGATTCTGTTTCCGGTTACAATGCCGACTTCGCACTCTTCCCCGAATTATTCAACGCACCGCTCATGGCCGACTTCAACCACAAGTCTGAAGCGGATGCGATCAGGAGTCTTGCCGAATTCACCGAACCGCTGCGTGATAAATTTATTGACTATGCGATCACTTACAACGTGAATATCATTACGGGCAGCATGCCTTTCATAAAAGAAGGAAAACTTTTTAATGTAGGTTATCTCTGCCGGCGCGATGGTTCGCTGGAACGTTATTCCAAACTTCACGCAACGCCGAATGAAGTTGCCGCATGGGGAATTACCGGTGGAAATAAATTAAAAGTTTTTGATACAGATTCTGGAAAGATAGGCGTCCTGGTTTGTTACGACATCGAATTCCCGGAGCTTGCACGTTTACTTGCGCTCGATGGAATGGAAATTCTTTTTGTTCCTTTTCTCACCGATACGCAGAATTCTTTCACTCGTGTTCGCACCTGCGCGCGCGCCAGGGCAATTGAAAACGAATGTTACGTAGCCATCGCAGGTGGAGTAGGAAACCTTCCGAAGGTACATAACATGGATATCCAGTTTGCGCAGTCAGCAGTTTTCACTCCTGCCGATTTTGCTTTTCCTACCAATGGAATAAAAGCAGAAGCAACACCGAATGCAGAAACAGTGCTCATTGCCGATCTTGATCTCGATCTGCTAAAAAAACTTCGTTCGAACGGAAGTGTGCGCAACCTGCAGGACCGCAGAACAGATATTTATGAATTGAAAAAACTGAAACCGAACGGGCGACGTGAGTTGCTGCAGAAATATGCGGATAACAAACCGGTATTACATTTTCTGAATCCTATTATTCTTTCTGACAATCCAATTCCGGATTACGGTCATCACAGCAAGAACGGAACGCCGCTGCATTGAGAAGTGTTTCGTAATTTGGCGTAAGCTAAAATCCGAATCACATGCGGAAAATCCTGATCATCTTTCTTGCTGTACCAGCTTTACTCTGTGGAAAAGTGATTCCACTCTCCCCGGCGAACTGTAACCATGTGAAGGATTCACTCATCATCCGCTATTACATCGATTCGTTGAATGAAACTTTTGCGCCTGACGACAAAGCTGCTTACACAGACGGAAGATTTGATTATGCTCCCGGAAATTATTTCAAGATACTCAGCCTTTCCGGGCAGAAATGCGGGATGCAGTGTAATCCGCTGGATGAATCTTTTGTTTTTTATGAAAATGAAAAGGGATTGCACATAAAAGAATTGGGTATGAACCCGGTCACCAGTATAACTGAATTGAATAGTGACGAAGATGGTGTACACGAATTCATTGTCATGGCTTCGACCTGGTATGTGATGGGTCCGGCCGGCGGAGATGAAAAGGATTTTTGTTACATGCTGGCTACCGACTCAGTCTATGCAGATACGATCAGGATGCTTAATCCAAAACAGAATGCGAATTGGTTTGGCGTCACTACTGAAAATGTGTGTGATGATTTCGTAAGCGTTCACCACCTCAAAGATGATTTTCCGGTGTTAATCTTTGATCCGTTAAAAAATGAAATAGTCTACAAGTATCTCGTTTACATGGACGGAAACGGGAAATGTTACGAAGTGTGGGGAAGTTTTAGTTTAAGAAGCGGCCATTTCACACAGGTAGGGGAAAAGAATAATATGCCGCAGAATTAACGGGAAGTTTCTTCTTGAAATTGAGAAGAGTTTCGTTAAACTGAAAATTTCTTCAACTCCACTTTTTCTCCATCAAACGCCGCGTAACTTTCTGATCTTATCCAATCACCAAGATTAATGTAACGTGAATTTTTTCCGCATTCAAGATCGAGCGGAATGTGGCGGTGGCCGAAAATAAAATAATCGAAATGTTCTGTTTTTAATTTCTGTCTGCAGAAAAGCATCAGCAGTTCTTTATCATCGCCGTGATATTTCAATTGTTTTTCTTTTTTTTCAAATCCTCTCATCGAAATTTTCTGCGCTAATCGTACAGCGAAATTCGGATGCAGCCGCGCATAACACCACTGGAGAAATTTATTCCGGAATCCGCCTTTCATGAATTTGTAACCGCCATCGCCGGGTCCAAGGCCATCGCCATGACCGATGAAGAATTTTTTTCCGTTCCACTCGCGCTGCATCGGCGCGTGATATAATTTAACGCCGCACTCATCCACGAGGTAACCGAACATCCACATATCATGATTGCCGGAAAAAACATGAACGGGAATTCCTGCGTCGGTAAACTCTGCAATTTTTCCCATCAAACGAACAAATCCTTTCGGCACTACACGCTTGTATTCGAACCATGCATCGAAAATATCGCCGACAAGAAAAAGTTCAGAACAATCTGCTTTGATCGAATTCATCCACGCCACGATTTTCTTTTCACGCACAAGACTCGATGCATGATCGGGTGCGCCGAGATGAAAGTCGGAAGCGAAATAAATTTTTCCTTTGAGATTTTCGCTCATTACAATTGAATGCTTTTTGCGATTTCAGAAGGATTGAAGGAACCGATGTTGAAAGTAAAGCGGATGAGGTTTCCGAATTTAAGATCGTTCGCCTGGATCTCATCTTTGATGTCCTTCGAATAAACAAGCGGGAAAAATACATCGCAGAATCCTCCGCGTATGATGCTGAGCTGAATTCCCGCTTCATACTGGAACGGACGAATACCGCTTGCTTGCGTAGAACAAATAGCGCCATCGGCAAAAAATTTGATGTGGCTTAAATATTTATTCTGCACCGGCATCGGGATCGTCACATCAAGCGCCGACAACCATTGATCACTTCTTCCCACTGCTGTTGGAATTTTAAATCCTCCGTCGGCAATGGCCATCTGCTGTGCAAACAATCCGTTCTGTTCACTTCTTCCGAAGAAAATATTGTCGAAAAGATAATCCTGATTTCCTATCCCGAGCGGGCCCCAACTGCTGGTTTTGAAACTGTAGCGGCCGGCATCTTCAGGAAGTGTTTTTAAGAAAGTTCCTGTGAAAAAACGGAAATCAATATTTTTATTTTTCATTATCGTGAGATGATAATTTCCGGTCACTTGTAATTTGTTCATGTAATCGCCGCCCTGGAAAACAAGATTCGCATCCCATCCGTTTATTTTTCTTGAGCTGGAGATCGAATACATCGCTTCATAATATTCTTTTACCGGCGCCTTGATCTCCGTGATCGTTTCAATATTCGAAACGGGCCCCACATTCACCGTGTATTGAAACTGGTTTGTCTGCAACCATATCCCGCGCAAACGAAGACTCTGAGAGATCGGACTACGCGGATAACATTTTTTAAAATTGAATTTCATTTCCGGAGCTACCTTTTTAAAAACAAACCTCCGGTCAGGTGTTTGGGTTCCTTCAGGATAATCGTACGGTTGCACCGTGTAATAATGATACATATTTGCATTCGCACCGATCCTCCAGTCATGAATAAATCCATTTGGTTTGAAATTTAAAAATGCGTCCGCATGTCCAACGATGGAATGATCACCGAAGGAATACATCGGAACTGCCGTCCATTCAAAAGTTTTTCCGGGAATAACATGATTGTAAACTGCAGCACCGAACATGAATTTATCATACATGTTGAATCCCAGTGCCGGCACGTAAAATAATTGTGTGCGGTGCGCATCGTCGAGACTTCCGCCGAATTGTAATTTGAGCGGTTCAACTTTTCTCAACACTCCGTGCGTGTACGCGGTATTATTTTTCCGGTTGATCTCCGGAATATTTCCCGGCTGATCTATTTCGAATGCATCGTAATCGCCGGCGGGAAAAATGCAGAATCCGACGGTGTCACTCACCGGAAGAGGATCGAACCATTTTGTTGCTACGACTCTTCCGTCTTTGATCGCATTTACACAAACGGGGCCTGCAACTTCTCCTACATTTTTTACCTCAACACCATAAGCGTTCGGATATTTAGCATCTGTTGCGGGAAACTTATCCCAGGCTTTTAATTTAAAATCGATTTTTTTATCCGTATCAATGAGATCATCAAAAAACCAGGAAAGATTTTTTCCGGTAGTTTGTTCAAACACCGCGCGGATATCTTCCGGCATGGGATGATGCCAGTGCCATTTGTCAAAATAATTCTGAAAGCATTTGTCGTAAAGAGAATCGCCGAGGTACGCGCGCAGGTAAGTGAAGACCACCGCGCTCTTCATGTACACGATCGTTCCGTAATTGATTGTTGTAAAATCTTTCGAATGCGTTTCTATCGGCTGATCGGATGCAGTGCGCGCGCAGAAAGCATATCCTTCGTAATATTCTGCTGCATGAGAATATTGATCGAGATCGAATATGTGAGAAACTTTGCTTGGCCCTGCTTTTCCTCCGACCAAAGCTGCGTTCGGATATTTTGTTGCAACGTAACGTTCTTCATTCGCAGAATTAATTCCTTCATCCATCCACGCATGCTTGCGTTCGTTGCTGCCGAGCATTCCGTAAAACCAGTTGTGTCCCACTTCATGCGTGATCACGATGTCGAGCATCATCGCGTTCGATGCTGCGCCTATCACTGTGATGTTCGGATATTCCATTCCGCCTCCCGCACTTAATGCACCATCCACGGCAGTGCAAACATCATACGTGTAATCGCCATTCCATTTAGAATAATAAAACAACGCATCATTCACATAGGGAATCGCATCTTTCCAGATGTCGGCATACTGGTTCGTGTACATCACCCACGTGGTCACCTTCGCGTGCGTGTGCGGAAGTTCCACTTCTCCTTTGAGAACGTGATAACGTTTGTCGCAGAACCATGCAAAATCATGAACGTGTTCCTGGTGATAGTGAACGGTTTTCCATTCTTTGGATGATTCGGGAAATTGATCATCCTTCTTGTTGTAGAGCGCAATGTCTTTCGAAGCTTTTGCAATGCTGTCGAGAAAATCTTTTTCCGGCTGGTTGTCCTGAATATCGCCGGTCGCGCCAAGCACATAATTTTTCGGAAGAGAAATGTACACATCAAAAATTCCGAACTCAGAATAAAATTCTCCCTGGTTGAGATAAGGAATCTGTTCCCATCCGTCTTTGTCGTACACTGCCGGTTTCGGATACCATTGCGTGATCTGGTACTGCTGGCCGATGTGGCCGAGACGTGAAATTTTTCCACTCGGAATATGAACATGGAACGGAGTAGAAATTTCAATTTGTCCTCCGGGTTGAAGAGGAGTGTTCAGGAAAATTTTTCCAATGTCGGGTGAATTTGTTTCATATTCGAGCTTAACAGATTGTCCATCCACTTTAAAATCGAGCGAGTCAATCCAGCCATGATCTTTTTCACTCGCATAATGCATAAAAAGATCGCCGTCCTGCAGCAACTGTCGGCCGAGGGGAGTGTTGTCATCTTTGTAACCATTCGGCCAAAGATGCATGTAAATAAAAGTGAGCTGATCGGGAGAATTATTTTTATACATGATTGTTTCCTTCGCGTGCAATTCATCTTTGGTATCATCGAGAGAAACATGAATTTCGTAAGCAACGTCTTGCTGGAAATAAGCTTTCGCGGATGATTGTGCAGAAAAAATTGCCGGAAGAAAAAGAGAAGAGAGAAGTAATTTTGTTTTCATGTGTGGATGGAATTTAGCGCGGGTAAGACGCTTTGGGAATATCATTTGTTACAATTATTTTACTGCAGAGGTTATCGGGTCAGGAAAAATTTTCGCGAGCGCGTCAGTGAGCGCCTGCCCGCGAAGGTCACGGTCAATGTTGCGTCCTTCTTTATCGAGCAGGACAGTTTTCGGAATTCCCTGAAAATTATAAAGTGTGACCACGGATGATTGCCAGCGCATGAGATCGCTCACATGATACGGCCAGGTGAGTCCTTCTTTTTTTATTGCATCGGTCCAGTCTTTTTTATTGTCGTCGAGTGAAACGCTGAAAACTTCAAAACCTTTGTCATGATATTTTTTATAATTCGCGACCACATTCGGAAGTTCGGCGCGGCAAGGCCCGCACCAAGACGCCCAGAAATCGATGAGCACATATTTTCCGCGGAGTGAAGAAAGTTTGTAAGGATGTCCATCCGGATCATTGAGTTCAATATCGGGAGCAACTTGTCCTTTACAGAGCGGGCGATAATGCTCCATCATTTTCCGCAACAATTCCACATTGGGAGTATTCTTGTATTTGGCTTCGAGAGCGGTTGTTACTTTTTCGTAATACGGAAAATTATCATACGGATCCAGTAATCGAAGTGCGGGAATATTGGTGAAGGAAGAAACATCTTTGTCAATGAATGTTCGTATTTCGCCGGCGCCTTCTTCTTCCACCGAATCGAGTTCTGCCTGTATGGTCATGATCTGGTCACCGTATTTTTTATCGAGATCAGGAATTTTAGTTGAATCTTTCAGCACACTCACCTGGAACTGAAAATCGGAAAGTACAGAATCATTCCTGTTCTGGAGCACTTCTCTTTTTTTCGAAAGTCTGGAAACGTAAGTGCTGAATTCATTGAACCGCTGCGATTCTTTTGAGCCGGAAGTTTTCCAGGTGTAGCCGAGATTTTT
This sequence is a window from Bacteroidota bacterium. Protein-coding genes within it:
- a CDS encoding M1 family metallopeptidase, giving the protein MKTKLLLSSLFLPAIFSAQSSAKAYFQQDVAYEIHVSLDDTKDELHAKETIMYKNNSPDQLTFIYMHLWPNGYKDDNTPLGRQLLQDGDLFMHYASEKDHGWIDSLDFKVDGQSVKLEYETNSPDIGKIFLNTPLQPGGQIEISTPFHVHIPSGKISRLGHIGQQYQITQWYPKPAVYDKDGWEQIPYLNQGEFYSEFGIFDVYISLPKNYVLGATGDIQDNQPEKDFLDSIAKASKDIALYNKKDDQFPESSKEWKTVHYHQEHVHDFAWFCDKRYHVLKGEVELPHTHAKVTTWVMYTNQYADIWKDAIPYVNDALFYYSKWNGDYTYDVCTAVDGALSAGGGMEYPNITVIGAASNAMMLDIVITHEVGHNWFYGMLGSNERKHAWMDEGINSANEERYVATKYPNAALVGGKAGPSKVSHIFDLDQYSHAAEYYEGYAFCARTASDQPIETHSKDFTTINYGTIVYMKSAVVFTYLRAYLGDSLYDKCFQNYFDKWHWHHPMPEDIRAVFEQTTGKNLSWFFDDLIDTDKKIDFKLKAWDKFPATDAKYPNAYGVEVKNVGEVAGPVCVNAIKDGRVVATKWFDPLPVSDTVGFCIFPAGDYDAFEIDQPGNIPEINRKNNTAYTHGVLRKVEPLKLQFGGSLDDAHRTQLFYVPALGFNMYDKFMFGAAVYNHVIPGKTFEWTAVPMYSFGDHSIVGHADAFLNFKPNGFIHDWRIGANANMYHYYTVQPYDYPEGTQTPDRRFVFKKVAPEMKFNFKKCYPRSPISQSLRLRGIWLQTNQFQYTVNVGPVSNIETITEIKAPVKEYYEAMYSISSSRKINGWDANLVFQGGDYMNKLQVTGNYHLTIMKNKNIDFRFFTGTFLKTLPEDAGRYSFKTSSWGPLGIGNQDYLFDNIFFGRSEQNGLFAQQMAIADGGFKIPTAVGRSDQWLSALDVTIPMPVQNKYLSHIKFFADGAICSTQASGIRPFQYEAGIQLSIIRGGFCDVFFPLVYSKDIKDEIQANDLKFGNLIRFTFNIGSFNPSEIAKSIQL
- a CDS encoding bifunctional GNAT family N-acetyltransferase/carbon-nitrogen hydrolase family protein — encoded protein: MLKDIRKVEVRHLNVDDYLGLRNSMVEAYKNWHGSIWSEENIRQLLATFPEGQIVVLVNGKVVGCALSIIVNYESFGDDHTYQAITGNYTFSTHIKEGDVLYGIEVFIHPDYRGLRLARRLYDARKELCEKLNLKSIIFGGRIPNFAAHADKVTPKEYINKVKMKEIYDPVLSFQLSNEFHVKKLLVNYMPGDVESKEFATLMEWNNVLYAEHKKTLQHGKSIVRLGLIQWEMRSFTDMNSLCEQIEFFIDSVSGYNADFALFPELFNAPLMADFNHKSEADAIRSLAEFTEPLRDKFIDYAITYNVNIITGSMPFIKEGKLFNVGYLCRRDGSLERYSKLHATPNEVAAWGITGGNKLKVFDTDSGKIGVLVCYDIEFPELARLLALDGMEILFVPFLTDTQNSFTRVRTCARARAIENECYVAIAGGVGNLPKVHNMDIQFAQSAVFTPADFAFPTNGIKAEATPNAETVLIADLDLDLLKKLRSNGSVRNLQDRRTDIYELKKLKPNGRRELLQKYADNKPVLHFLNPIILSDNPIPDYGHHSKNGTPLH
- a CDS encoding pyridoxamine 5'-phosphate oxidase family protein, translating into MTKDFLFDFISKHRHAVLATVTKNKIPEAALVGFAVNRDLEIIFDTVTTSRKYKNLIADPSIAFVIGWENEQTVQYEGRAEVLKGPDEKELLEIYFEKFPDGRERKETWKDLVHFRVSPVWIRFSDFNIPIIKEKKF
- a CDS encoding UDP-2,3-diacylglucosamine diphosphatase — encoded protein: MSENLKGKIYFASDFHLGAPDHASSLVREKKIVAWMNSIKADCSELFLVGDIFDAWFEYKRVVPKGFVRLMGKIAEFTDAGIPVHVFSGNHDMWMFGYLVDECGVKLYHAPMQREWNGKKFFIGHGDGLGPGDGGYKFMKGGFRNKFLQWCYARLHPNFAVRLAQKISMRGFEKKEKQLKYHGDDKELLMLFCRQKLKTEHFDYFIFGHRHIPLDLECGKNSRYINLGDWIRSESYAAFDGEKVELKKFSV
- a CDS encoding TlpA family protein disulfide reductase: MKKNSAPVFVFFLFLIASCSEEQKKGNLFVNGNFSNCKNDTLYFVDVSQSEMKVIDSVVTDDQGAFEFHITVPYEGFFNIDVGKNTHQFATVVAGPGDSVHLTGDAKNLGYTWKTSGSKESQRFNEFSTYVSRLSKKREVLQNRNDSVLSDFQFQVSVLKDSTKIPDLDKKYGDQIMTIQAELDSVEEEGAGEIRTFIDKDVSSFTNIPALRLLDPYDNFPYYEKVTTALEAKYKNTPNVELLRKMMEHYRPLCKGQVAPDIELNDPDGHPYKLSSLRGKYVLIDFWASWCGPCRAELPNVVANYKKYHDKGFEVFSVSLDDNKKDWTDAIKKEGLTWPYHVSDLMRWQSSVVTLYNFQGIPKTVLLDKEGRNIDRDLRGQALTDALAKIFPDPITSAVK